One part of the Caldicoprobacter guelmensis genome encodes these proteins:
- a CDS encoding DUF47 domain-containing protein — protein sequence MLGKRGYNYYEMFKKVAGYACEASQMLQTTIDNYKVEVLSRKITEIHNIEHTADAEKHEMLRHLLKEFLPPIEREDIIRLAEQVDNVVDSIEEILMRLYMYNIKSIRHESYEFVKIISKSTATLRELMNEFPHFRKSSTIHKYIVELNDMEEEGDRLYTAALRRLYVESQDPIEVIAWTQVFECFENCCDVCEEVADIVESIIMKNI from the coding sequence ATGTTAGGGAAAAGAGGTTATAACTATTACGAAATGTTTAAGAAGGTCGCTGGTTATGCATGCGAGGCCTCACAGATGTTGCAGACCACCATTGACAATTACAAAGTCGAGGTGCTTTCACGTAAGATAACTGAAATACACAACATAGAGCATACTGCTGATGCTGAGAAGCATGAGATGCTGCGCCACCTGCTAAAAGAGTTTTTGCCTCCAATAGAACGTGAAGACATTATAAGGTTGGCAGAGCAAGTTGATAACGTGGTGGATTCCATTGAAGAGATATTGATGCGCCTTTATATGTACAACATAAAGTCCATACGGCACGAGAGCTATGAATTTGTAAAAATAATATCAAAAAGCACAGCAACGTTAAGGGAATTGATGAACGAGTTCCCACATTTCCGCAAATCTTCTACTATTCATAAGTATATTGTGGAGTTAAACGACATGGAAGAAGAAGGCGACAGGCTGTATACTGCGGCTTTGAGAAGGCTTTATGTGGAGTCACAGGACCCTATAGAGGTTATAGCTTGGACGCAGGTCTTTGAATGCTTTGAGAATTGCTGCGATGTGTGTGAAGAGGTTGCCGATATAGTCGAAAGCATAATAATGAAAAACATCTGA
- a CDS encoding inorganic phosphate transporter, whose translation MTVSFVEFLQQLFTIPALFITTLLTLSVILVNGWTDAPNAIATCISTRSLSPRWAVLLATVFNFLGVFVMTVINNSVAMTVYKMVDFRGDTHTALVALCAALFAIVTWATAAWWFGIPTSESHALIAGLSGAAIALQGGFAGINGQEWVKVLYGLVLSTFLGFGLGFIMVRLVEFLFKKADRRKTVGFFQTAQIFGAAAMGFMHGAQDGQKFMSVFLLGMFLVKGQVETGQFQIPMWLIMLCSLVMALGTSVGGYRIIKSVGMDMVKLEKYQGFSADLAAALCLLLSSLVGFPVSTTHTKTTAIMGVGSAKRISSVNWSVVQDMVLTWILTFPGCGLIGFLMAKLFIWLF comes from the coding sequence ATGACGGTTTCATTTGTAGAGTTTTTGCAACAGTTATTTACAATACCCGCACTTTTTATAACAACTCTATTGACTTTATCAGTCATATTGGTTAACGGTTGGACCGATGCTCCTAACGCTATTGCTACTTGTATCTCTACCCGATCTTTAAGCCCACGCTGGGCGGTACTGCTGGCTACGGTGTTCAACTTTTTGGGCGTATTTGTTATGACTGTCATCAATAATTCTGTTGCTATGACGGTTTATAAGATGGTAGATTTCCGCGGTGATACCCATACGGCGTTGGTGGCGCTGTGTGCCGCTTTATTTGCTATAGTAACGTGGGCTACTGCAGCTTGGTGGTTTGGAATCCCTACAAGTGAAAGCCACGCCCTTATAGCCGGTCTTTCAGGAGCGGCTATAGCGCTTCAAGGAGGATTTGCGGGCATAAATGGACAAGAGTGGGTGAAAGTATTGTATGGTCTCGTGCTGTCCACGTTTCTGGGGTTTGGGCTTGGTTTTATAATGGTGAGGCTGGTGGAGTTTTTGTTTAAAAAGGCGGACCGGCGGAAGACAGTAGGATTTTTCCAAACTGCCCAGATATTTGGTGCTGCTGCCATGGGGTTTATGCATGGTGCGCAGGATGGGCAAAAGTTTATGAGCGTATTTTTGCTGGGAATGTTTCTGGTAAAGGGACAGGTTGAAACAGGCCAGTTTCAAATTCCCATGTGGCTTATAATGTTGTGTTCTCTGGTAATGGCGCTGGGAACTTCGGTGGGTGGTTACAGAATCATCAAGTCGGTAGGTATGGATATGGTAAAGTTAGAAAAGTATCAGGGTTTTTCGGCTGATTTGGCTGCAGCTTTGTGCCTGCTTTTATCTTCTTTGGTGGGTTTCCCAGTGAGCACTACCCATACTAAAACCACGGCCATCATGGGCGTAGGGTCAGCCAAACGCATTTCCTCGGTAAACTGGTCGGTGGTACAGGACATGGTGCTTACGTGGATTTTGACTTTTCCGGGTTGTGGTCTTATTGGGTTTTTAATGGCCAAGCTGTTTATATGGCTCTTCTGA